In the genome of Mugil cephalus isolate CIBA_MC_2020 chromosome 21, CIBA_Mcephalus_1.1, whole genome shotgun sequence, one region contains:
- the nt5e gene encoding 5'-nucleotidase, producing MERFSHFHHLLLLLLLLGFPVLPSAAWDLVLLHTNDVHARVEETSERSGKCGEGASCFGGVARRATEVKRIRASESNVLLLDAGDQFQGTVWFNLYKGAEAAHFMNLLRYDAMAFGNHEFDNGVQGLMKPFMQQIKCPVLSANIKPDETLSSTFGTTYSPYKILTVGGQRVGVVGYTSQETPALSKPGTHVTFEDEVEALQPQVEKLQTLGVNKIIALGHSGFLKDQEIAKRVRGVDVVIGGHTNTFLYTGSPPSIESPEGQYPFMVRSEDGRQVPVVQAYAFGKYLGHLRVSFDDSGNVLKSSGNPILLDSSIQQDPEVLAEVEEWKKQLANYSTQVVGKTLVFLNGGRDCRYRECNLGNLICDAMLDNNIRFSDGVQWNHVSACITNGGGIRASIDERTRNGSITMEDLISVLPFEGTFDLVQLKGSTLRDAFEHSVRRYGNGLGEFLQVSGFHVEFDMAKPAGSRVTSLRILCTKCRVPEYEDVQDETVYKVVLPSYMVKGGDGFSMIRDEKLSHNSGDLDISVVASYISKRKKVYPSREGRIEILNSGLQVKTSPLVLLVSLLLWSLCGSS from the exons ATGGAGCGGTTCTCCCacttccaccacctcctcctcctcctcctcctgctgggaTTTCCCGTGCTCCCCTCGGCGGCCTGGGACCTGGTGCTGCTCCACACCAACGACGTGCACGCCCGGGTGGAGGAGACCAGCGAGCGCTCGGGGAAATGCGGCGAAGGCGCGTCGTGCTTCGGCGGCGTTGCCCGGAGAGCTACGGAGGTGAAGCGGATCCGCGCCTCCGAGAGCAACGTCCTCCTCCTGGACGCGGGGGACCAGTTCCAGGGGACGGTGTGGTTCAACCTGTACAAAGGAGCAGAGGCTGCACACTTCATGAACCTGCTGCGCTACGATGCCATG GCTTTTGGAAACCACGAGTTTGACAACGGCGTGCAGGGACTCATGAAGCCGTTCATGCAACAGATCAAGTGTCCCGTCCTCAGCGCCAACATCAAACCGGACGAGACTCTGTCCTCCACCTTTGGCACCACTTACTCACCGTACAAGATCCTGACGGTCGGAGGTCAGAGGGTCGGCGTGGTGGGGTACACCTCACAGGAAACTCCAGCTCTGTCCAAACCTG GAACACACGTGACGTTCGAGGACGAGGTGGAGGCGCTGCAGCCGCAGGTGGAAAAGCTGCAGACGTTGGGTGTGAATAAGATCATCGCTCTGGGCCACTCCGGCTTCCTCAAGGACCAGGAGATCGCTAAGAGGGTCCGAGGAGTGGACGTGGTCATCGGTGGACACACCAACACTTTCCTCTACACGG GAAGCCCTCCTTCGATTGAATCTCCTGAGGGGCAGTACCCGTTCATGGTGAGGTCTGAGGACGGCCGCCAGGTCCCCGTGGTCCAGGCCTACGCCTTCGGGAAGTACCTGGGGCACCTGAGGGTGTCGTTCGACGACTCAGGGAACGTGTTGAAGTCGTCAGGGAACCCCATCCTCCTGGACAGCAGCATCCAGCAGG ATCCCGAGGTTCtggcggaggtggaggagtggaaGAAGCAGCTGGCCAACTACTCGACCCAGGTGGTGGGAAAGACTCTGGTTTTCCTGAACGGAGGCAGAGACTGTCGCTACAGGGAATGTAACCTAGGAAACCTCATCTGTGACGCCATG CTGGACAACAACATCAGGTTCTCCGATGGCGTCCAGTGGAACCACGTCAGCGCCTGCATCACCAACGGAGGAGGCATCCGGGCATCCATCGATGAACGCACCAGGAACG GTTCGATCACGATGGAGGACCTGATCTCGGTTCTACCCTTCGAAGGAACCTTTGACCTGGTGCAGCTGAAGGGATCCACGCTGAGGGACGCCTTCGAACACTCGGTCAGACGATACGGAAACGGCCTCGGAGAATTCCTTCAAGTTTCCG GTTTTCACGTGGAGTTCGACATGGCCAAACCTGCGGGGAGTCGCGTTACAAGCCTGAGGATCCTCTGCACCAAATGCAGAGTCCCTGAGTATGAGGACGTCCAAGATGAGACGGTTTACAAAGTGGTGCTGCCGTCCTACATGGTGAAGGGAGGAGACGGATTCTCAATGATCAGAGACGAGAAGCTCAGCCACAACAGCG gagaCCTGGACATTTCCGTGGTGGCCAGCTACatctcaaaaagaaagaaagtttatCCGTCTCGCGAAGGACGAATCGAGATCCTCAACTCTGGGCTCCAGGTGAAAACCAGTCCCCTGGTCCTGCtggtgtctctgctgctctggagTCTGTGCGGGAGCTCGTGA
- the LOC124998727 gene encoding protein CEBPZOS-like, whose amino-acid sequence MSHKPLQPLAKTLIKAVIALEMVGVFGVYALFFKMKDSQDFRGTMNRRFPSILEVYYQSNEWAGIYGIRERDREAWASKQD is encoded by the exons ATGTCTCATAAACCTCTGCAGCCTCTGGCCAAGACGCTGATAAAGGCCGTGATCGCTCTGGAGATGGTCGGCGTGTTCGGGGTGTACGCTTTGTTTTTCAAGATGAAAGACAGTCAAG attTCCGCGGCACCATGAACAGGAGGTTCCCATCGATTCTAGAAG TTTACTACCAGTCCAACGAGTGGGCGGGAATCTACGGCATCCGAGAGCGAGACCGGGAGGCGTGGGCGTCCAAGCAGGACTGA